Part of the Sinorhizobium terangae genome is shown below.
TATCAGCGAAAAGTTCGAACTGCAGAACCGCCTGAAGGAGCTCGGCTACTACGACGGTGAAGTCGACGGCAATTTCGGCTCGGGCTCCAAGGCCGCGATCCAGGCCTTCCAGACCCAGAACGGCCTGACGCCGGACGGCGAACCGACGCAGCACCTCCTGCGCGCCCTGCGCAACTGACCGCACCTCGCGGAATTTTACCCCGCTCACGGCGATTTCCGATCATTCGGTCCCAAATCACCGTGATTTGGCGTATGGTGGAGGTGTGCGTGCGCCACGCGTCTCATTGACGCAAAGGTTGCCGAGTACTTTGAATTGCTGCGTTCGACGGTGAAAGCGATCATGTTGCCAATCAAAAACGCACCGATGAGACGGTTCCTGCGTCCGTTTCGTCTAGCGCCGATCTTCATGGGTGCGGCAGCGATGCTTTTTGCCGGTCTTTTTGCCACGGTGGCGGAAGCGCAGGAGCCGATGCCGCGCCGGAATGTCCTGCAGAGGCTCTTCGGCGTCTTCATCCCCCAAAGACGCTATTACCAGGAGCAATACGACTTTCCCCGTCAGCCGCAGCCACGACGCGTGCTCAAGCGCCGTCAGCAGCCGACAGAGCCGCAGCGCGCGCGCCCTGGCCGCGCCAAGCCTCGGCTCGCCGACGCGCCGCCGCCAGCACCGGTCATCGCAAAATCGCCGGATGCAAAGAAGGTCCTGGTCGTCGGCGACTTCGTTGCCGGAAGCCTCGGCGACGGCCTCAAGACTGCGTTCGAAACGACGCCGGGGGTTGTGATCGAGACGCGCGCCAACGGTTCCTCTGGCCTTGTCCGCAACGACTATTTCGACTGGCCGAAGATGCTACCGGACTATGCCGCGGAGGTGAAACCATCCGTTATCGTCGTCAGCCTCGGCGCAAACGACCGCCAGATGATGCGGATTGGCGACTCGAAGGAGCAGTTCCGCACTGATCTCTGGACAGAGGAATACCGTAAGCGGGTGAACGCGCTCGCGACTCTGGCGCGCAAGGACGGATTGCCGGTTCTCTGGGTCGGCATGCCGCCGTTCCAGTCGAGCGCCATGACCGCCGACATGGTGACGTTCAATGGCCTCTTCCGCGAAGAGGTGGAGAAGGCCGGCGGCCAGTTTATCGATATCTGGGATGGTTTCGTCGACGAGGGCGGCAAATTCGTCCTGACCGGCTCCGACATCAACGGTCAGCAGGTCCGCCTGCGCGGCTCGGACGGCATCAATCTCACCAAGGCCGGCAAGCGCAAGCTCGCCTTCTATGTGGAGAAGGATATCCGCAAACTGCTCGGCGAGGCGGCCGCCACGACCGACGTGCCGGGTGCCGAGGAACTGAAGGACCTGGTCGTCACGGCTCCGCTTGCCAACGAGGATATCGTCAAGACGCAGCCGATCAGCCTGACCGATCCGGCACTTGACGGCGCGACCGCCTTGCTCGGGGGCGATGCGCCCTTGAAGAGCACCGGCAAGAGCCCGCGCGACCTGCTTATCGAGAAGGGCGAGGTCGTCGCCGCACCGCCCGGACGCGTCGATGATTTCCGGCTCGCAAAGCCGGAGACGGTGGTAAGCGGCCGGTGAGCGCCGCGAAAGTCCTGCCCAGATTTGCCCCTCATCCGGCCTGCCGGCCACCTTCTCCCGCAAGCGGGGCGAAGGGACTCGCGGCGATGCTCTGCCCAAAGTCCCCTCTCCCGGCACGCGGGGAGAGGGTTAGGGTGAGGGGCAATCCAGGAAGATGAACGCCTACCGCGGCAGGATGCTCGACCCCATCAGCGCTTCGTCAATGGCCCGGGCCGCCTGTCGGCCTTCGCGAATCGCCCAGACGACGAGCGACTGGCCGCGGCGAACGTCGCCGGCGGTCCAGAGCTTGTCGACCGACGTCTTGTAGTCCCGCTCGTTGGCGACGACATTGGTCGAGCCGCGCCGGTCGGTGTTGAGCGTCAGCTTGTCGCCGAGATCCTTGAGCACGCTGTTCACGAAAGGACCGCGGAAACCGATGGCGATGAAGGCGAGGTCGGCCTTGATGATGAACTCGGTTCCGGCGATCGGCTTGCGGCGCTCGTCCACCTGACAGCACTTGACGCCGGTCAGCACACCGTCCTCGTCACCGATGAACTCCAGCGTGGCGACTTGGAACTCGCGAACGGCACCCTCCGCTTGGCTCGAGGAGGTGCGCATCTTCGTCGCCCAGAACGGCCAGACGGCGAGCTTGTCTTCCTTTTCCGGCGGTTGCGGACGAATGTCGAGCTGCGTCACCTTGACCGCACCCTGGCGGAAGGCCGTGCCGACGCAGTCGGACGCGGTATCGCCACCGCCGACGACGACGACATGCTTGCCGCCGGCGAGGATCGGGTCGGATGGCCAGCCGACGCTGTCGACGTTTTCGCGGCCGACGCGGCGGTTCTGCTGCACCAGATACGGCATTGCATCGTGCACGCCGGCAAATTCCACGCCCGGAATTCCGGCGTCGCGCGGGGTCTCGGAGCCGCCGCAATAAAGAACAGCGTCACAGTCGTCGAGAAGCTTCTGCACCGGCAGGTCGACACCGATATTGATGCCGCAATGGAAGGTCACGCCCTCGCCCCGCATCTGCTCGACGCGGCGATCGATGAAGTTTTTCTCCATCTTGAAATCCGGAATGCCATAGCGCAGCAGCCCGCCGGGCTTCGATTCGCGCTCGTAGACATGGACTTCGTGGCCGGCGCGGGCAAGCTGCTGGGCAGCCGCCATGCCGGCCGGGCCCGAGCCGATGATCGCGACCTTCTTGCCGGTCTTGGTCACGGCCGGCTGGGGCACGATGTATCCCATTTCGTAGGCCTTGTCGGCGATCGCCTGCTCGACCGTCTTGATCGCGACCGGCACATCCTCAAGGTTCAGCGTGCAGGCTTCCTCGCACGGTGCCGGGCAGACACGGCCGGTGAATTCCGGGAAGTTGTTGGTCGAGTGCAGGTTGCGGATCGCCTCGTCCCAGTTGCCGTTGTAGACGAGGTCGTTCCAATCCGGGATCTGGTTGTGCACCGGGCAGCCGGTCGGGCCATGGCAATAGGGGATGCCGCAGTCCATGCAGCGCGCGGCCTGCTTCTGCACCTCCTGATCGGACATTGGAATGGTGAATTCACGGAAATGGCGGATGCGGTCCGACGCCGGCTGGTACTTCGCCACCTGCCGATCGATCTCGAGAAATCCAGTTACCTTACCCATCGTATCATCCTGAAAGCTTCGCGTCTGAACAGGCGCTCTTGCCGAGCGCGCGTGAGGGGCCCCCGAATCAGTCTCTGATGAACCGGGAGCCTGTTTCACCGGGGCCTCCTATTCGGCCGCCTCTGCCATTTTCATGCGTTCCATGTCCTCGAGCGCACGGCGGTATTCGACCGGCATGACCTTGCGGAACTTCGGCCGGTAATCCGTCCACTGATCCAGGATCTCCTTGGCACGGGGCGAGCCCGTGTAGTGCAGATGGTTGGAGATCAACTGGTAGAGCCGCTCCTCGTCATGACGCGTCATGTCGCCGGAAACGTCGACCATGCCCTTGTGCATGAGGTCGCCGCCGTGGTGGTGCAGCTTCTCCAGCATGTCGTCTTCCTCCGGCACCGGCTGCAGCTCGACCATCGCCATGTTGCAGCGGCGGGCGAAATCGCCCTCCTCGTCGAGAACATAGGCGACGCCGCCGGACATGCCGGCCGCGAAGTTGCGGCCCGTTCCGCCGATGACGACGACCACGCCGCCGGTCATGTATTCGCAGCCGTGATCGCCGACACCCTCGACGACCGCGATCGCACCGGAGTTACGCACTGCGAAGCGCTCGCCGGCGACGCCATTGAAGTAACATTCGCCCGAGATTGCTCCGTAAAGCACGGTGTTGCCGACGATGATCGACCGATGTGGCTCGATCCGGGAGGCTTCCGGCGGCCGGACGATGATGCGCCCGCCCGAGAGCCCCTTGCCGACATAGTCGTTGCCGTCGCCCACGAGGTCGAAGGTGATGCCGCGCGCGAGGAACGCGCCGAAGGATTGGCCCGCCGTGCCCTTGAGCGTCACGTTGATGGTATCGTCCTTCAACCCCTTGTGGCCCCAGCGCTTGGCGAGCGCACCGGAAAGCATCGCGCCAGCCGAACGGTCGACGTTCTTGATTTCCGCCTCGAAGGCGACGGGCTCCTTGGTTTCCAGCGCGGTCTTCGCCTTTTCGATCAGCCTGCGATCGAGAATGTCGTCGATCGGATGCTTCTGGCGCTCGGTCCAATAGGTCGCTTCCTTGGGAGCCTCCACCTTGTGGAAGATCTTCGAGAAGTCGAGGCCCTTGGCCTTCCAGTGCTCGATCATCCGGTCGCGCTCAAGCAGTTCGGAGGCGCCGATGATCTCATCGAGCTTTCTCACGCCAAGCGAAGCAAGGATCTCGCGCACTTCCTCGGCCACGAAGAAGAAGTAGTTGATGACGTGTTCCGGCGTGCCCTTGAAGCGCTTGCGGAGCACCGGATCCTGGGTGGCGACACCGACGGGACAGGTGTTCAGGTGGCACTTGCGCATCATGATGCAGCCGGCGGCGATCAGCGGTGCGGTCGCGAAACCGAACTCGTCCGCACCGAGCAGCGCGCCGATGATGACGTCGCGGCCGGTCTTGAGCCCGCCATCGACCTGCAGCGCGACGCGCGAGCGCAGACCGTTGAGCACGAGCGTCTGCTGGGTTTCGGCAAGGCCGATTTCCCACGGGCTGCCTGCATGCTTCAGCGAGGTCAGCGGCGAGGCGCCGGTACCTCCGTCGAAGCCGGCAATGGTGATGTGATCGGCGCGTGCCTTGGCGACACCGGCCGCAACCGTGCCGACGCCCACTTCCGACACCAGCTTGACGGAAACATCCGCCTCCGGGTTGACGTTCTTCAGATCGTAGATCAGCTGCGCCAGATCCTCGATCGAATAGATGTCATGGTGTGGCGGCGGCGAGATGAGGCCGACGCCCGGGGTCGAATGCCTCGTCTTGGCGACCGTCGCGTCGACCTTGTGGCCGGGAAGCTGGCCGCCCTCGCCCGGCTTTGCACCCTGGGCCACCTTGATCTGCAGCACGTCGGCGTTGACCAGATATTCGGTGGTGACGCCGAAGCGGCCGGACGCGATCTGCTTGATCGCGGAGCGCTGCGGGTTCATCGAACCATCCGGCAGCGGCATGTAGCGGTCACTCTCCTCGCCGCCCTCGCCGGTGTTCGACTTGCCGCCGATGCGGTTCATCGCGATCGCGAGCGTCGTGTGCGCCTCGCGGCTGATCGAGCCGAAGGACATCGCCCCGGTCGAGAAACGCTTGACGATATCCGCCGCCGGCTCGACCTCGTCCACCGGAATCGGCTTGCGGCCGACGGCCTCGGCGCTCTTGATCGTGAAGAGGCCGCGGATCGTATTCATGCGCAGCGACGACGCATTCACCATGTCGGCAAATTCGCGATAGCGGTCCTGAGCATTGCCGCGCACCGCGTGCTGCAGCGAGGCGATGGCGTCCGGCGTCCAGGCATGGCTCTCGCCACGCATGCGGTAGGCGTATTCGCCGCCGATATCGAGCGTGTTGGCGAGCACCGGATCGGCGCCGAAGGCCGCCTTGTGGCGGGCGACCGTTTCGGCGGCAATCTCTTCGAGACCGATACCTTCGATCGTCGTCGCCGTGCCGAAGAAATACTGGTCGACGAGCTTCGACGACAGGCCGACGGCGTCGAAGATCTGCGCGCCGCAATAGGACTGGTAGGTCGAAATCCCCATCTTCGACATGACCTTGAGGATGCCTTTGCCAACCGCCTTGATGTAGCGGTAGACAACCTCGTTGGCGTCGACTTCCTTCGGGAACTCGCCGCGCTTGTGCATGTCGACCAGCGTGTCGAAAGCGAGATACGGGTTGATTGCCTCGGCGCCGTAGCCGGCGAGCAGGCAGAAGTGATGTATCTCGCGCGGCTCGCCCGATTCAAGCACGATGCCGACCGAGGTGCGCAGGCCCTTGCGGATCAGGTGATGGTGCACGGCCGCGGTCGCCAGCAGCGCCGGGATCGCGACGCGATCCGGGCCGACCTGACGGTCGGAGAGCACGATGATGTTGTAGCCGCCCTTGACCGCCGCTTCCGCCCGCTCGCAGAGGCGATCGAGCATTTCCGGCATCCCTTCTGCACCGCGCGAAATGTCATAGGTGAAGTCGAGCGTCTTGGTGTCGAACCGGTCCTCCGTGTGACCGATCGAACGGATCTTTTCGAGATCGCCATTGGTGAGGATCGGCTGGCGAACCTCGAGCCGCTTGGCATGCGCCATGCCCTCGTGGTCGAGGATGTTCGGGCGCGGACCGATGAACGAGACGAGGCTCATCACCAGCTCCTCGCGGATCGGGTCGATCGGCGGGTTGGTGACCTGCGCGAAGTTCTGCTTGAAATAGGTGTAAAGCAGCTTGGGCTTGCTCGACATGGCCGAGATCGGCGTGTCGGTGCCCATCGAGCCGATCGCTTCCTGCCCGGTCGTCGCCATCGGCGACATCAGGATCTTGGTGTCTTCCAGCGAATAACCGAAGGCCTGCTGACGGTCGATCAGCGAGACGTCGCGGCGAAGCGCCCGCGGCTCGACCGGCTTCAGTTCCTCCAGGATCAACTGCGTGTCGTCGAGCCACTTGCGGTAGGGATGCTTGTTGGCGAGCGACGACTTCACCTCATCGTCGGAGATGATGCGGCCCTCTTCCATGTCGATCAGCAGCATCTTGCCCGGCTGCAACCGCCACTTCTTGACGATCTTGTCCTCGGCGACCGGCAGCACGCCGGCCTCCGACGCCATGATGACGCGGTCGTCGCTGGTGACGATGTAACGCGCCGGACGCAGGCCGTTGCGGTCGAGCGTCGCGCCGATCTGGCGGCCATCGGTGAAGGCGACCGCGGCCGGCCCGTCCCACGGCTCCATCAATGCCGCATGGTACTCGTAGAACGCCTTGCGCTCCGCCGACATCAGCTGGTTGCCGGCCCAAGCTTCGGGGATCAGCATCATCACCGCATGCGCGAGCGAATAGCCGCCCCTGATCAGGAACTCGAGCGCGTTGTCGAAACAGGCAGTGTCCGACTGGCCCTCATAGGAAATCGGCCAGAGCTTGGAGATGTCGTCGCCGAAAAGCGGTGAAGAGACCGAAGCCTGTCGCGCCGCCATCCAGTTGACGTTTCCGCGCAGCGTGTTGATCTCGCCGTTGTGCGCGACCATGCGGTAGGGATGCGCGAGCTTCCACGACGGGAAGGTGTTGGTCGAGAAGCGCTGGTGCACCAGCGCCACCGCCGACTGGAAGCGCTCGTCGGAAAGATCCTTGTAATAGGCGCCGACCTGGTAGGCGAGGAACATGCCCTTGTAGACCACGGTCGAAGTCGACAGCGATACGACATAGAAGCCGAGGTCGCCGCCGTCTGCCTCCGCATAGATGCGGTTGGAAATCACCTTGCGGAGCGTGAACAGCCGGCGCTCGAATTCGGCGTTTGTCGCGGCCTCGCGGCCGGCACCGATGAAGACCTGCACGTGGTGCGGTTCGGTAGCCGCGATGTCCGGCGCCTTGGAAAGCGACGAATTGTCGACCGGCACGTCGCGGAAGCCGAGCAGGTGCTGGGCTTCCTCGGCAACGACCTCGCTGATCACGTCCTTGAAATGGGCGATCAGCTTTTCGTCGCGCGGCATGAAGAGATAGCCGACGGCATATTCGCCCGCCTTCGGCAGGGTGACGCCCTGCTTCGCCATTTCCTCGCGGAAAAAGCGATCGGGAATCTGAACGAGGATACCCGCGCCATCGCCCATCAGCGGATCGGCACCAACGGCGCCGCGATGCGTCAGGTTTTCGAGCATGAAAAGGCCGTCGCGCACGATCTGATGCGACTTCTCACCCTTCATGTGAGCGACGAAGCCGACGCCGCAGGCGTCGTGCTCGTTTCGCGGGTCGTAGAGCCCCTGTTTTCGCGGTAATCCGGACGGGAAAGCGGGCGTTTTCGCAACCGTCGCACCATTGCGTGCGAGGTGGAGCCCTGATTGCTTTGATGGCGAATGATCCGTCATCGTCTTCCCTCCTATTGGACCCGGAAATTCCGGGCATACCGCCGCCCGCGCACTCCTCGCCGCGCTTTTCGCGCTGCGGCAAAGCCGGGCATTATCGTCGCATGATCCTGATCAGGTCGCAAATAAAGCGCGGCTGCACCAGGCACGAATGTCCCGCGACCATCCTGATGGCAGGCGTCAACACCGGATGAAACCCGGCGCAAACCCCTTGCGCTACACGCCAAAAGCCGCATTTTGCGGGCCTTCCGGCGATTGTTCCGGTCCCCAGACCGAAATAGGACAGCAAACCTGTCCTATTTCATGCGCTCTATGCCAGAAAGCGCCCCCATTCGCAAGGGGCATATCAGCAAATAATGGAAGAGAGTTTGCCGAAGATTGCCGGAAATTTCGCGCTTTTAAAATTAAATTACAATCGCTCGGCGGTTTCTTCACTTTGGTTTCAAACTGGTCTTGTGTTGGCATGCCTGTCAGACAGCCGCATTGATCGTCCGTGGAAGTCGGCTATGGTCTCGCCGGAGCGGCCGAAGGGTGGCCGAAAACAGGGTGACTTCAGATGATCTTTTCCTCCGACAACTGGGCAGGCGCCCATCCGGCAATCGCCGAAAGCCTGGTGGCTCATGCAGGCGGCTATGCTTCTGCCTATGGCACAAGCGAACTCGACCGGAAGGTGGAAAGAAAATTCTCGGAAATCTTCGAAAGGGACGTGGCGGTATTTTTCGTCGGCACCGGCACCGCCGCGAACGCGCTGGCGCTGTCCAGCGTCAACCGGGCTGGCGGCGTGGTCTTTTGCCATCGAGACGCGCATGTCAACGTCGATGAGTGCGGTGCACCGGAATTCTTCTCTCACGGGGCCAGGCTCTGCCCGGTCGACGGCATTGGCGGCAAGATGGACGCGCCGGGGCTGGAGGCCGAGATCCGTCGCTTTCCCCCGGAATTCATCCATGGCGGCCGGCCGATGGCAGTGACCATCACCCAGGCGACGGAAAGCGGCACAGTCTATTCGCCGGCAGAAATCGATGCGATTGCCGCCGTCGCGAAATCGCACAAGCTTCCGCTGCACATGGACGGTGCGCGCTTCGCCAACGCGCTGGTCAGCCTCGGGACGACGCCGGCGGAAATGACCTGGAAACGCGGTATCGACCTATTGTCGTTCGGCGGCACCAAGAACGGCTGCTGGTGTGCCGAAGCGCTCGTCCTGTTCGACCCTTCGAAGGCGCACGAAATGCATTTCCTGCGTAAGCGCGCCGCCCAACTCTTTTCGAAATCCCGCTTCATCGCCGCGCAGTTCGACGTCTATCTCTCAGGCGATCTGTGGCTCAATCTCGCCCGTCATGCGAACGCGATGGCGGAGCGCCTTGCCGACGGCATTTCCGCCTCGGCGAAAAGCCGGCTCGCCTGGTCGCCGGACGCCAACGAGGTTTTCGTGATCCTCAAGCAGGACGTGGCGTCGAAGCTGCAGCAACATGGTGCGGTCTTCTACGACTGGCATGTTCCGGATCACCTGGCGGACAGTGTGGCCGCTGACGAAGGGCTCTACCGGCTCGTCACCAGCTTCGCGACACGATCGGAAGACGTCGACCGCTTCGTCGAAGCCTGCTGATGGGCAAAAGACGAATACGAAGAAGGCGGCGCCATTCGGACGCCGCCTTCTTGAATTCCAGTCCTTAGATCAGATTAGAGGGTCTGGGCCTCAATCTGCTTCGGCTGCGAGGCAACCGAGGTGATCTCGATGCGACGCGGCTTGGCTGCCTCCGGGATCTCGCGCACGAGATCGACGTGGAGCAGGCCGTTCTTCAGCGAAGCGGACTTGATCTCGACATGGTCGGCGAGTTGGAAGCGGCGCTCGAATGCGCGCTTGGCAATGCCGCGATGGAGAAACTGGCTTTCCTCGCCCTTGTCTTCGCTCTTTTCGCCCTTGATCGTCAGCGTGTGTTCACGCGCTTCGACCGAAAGCTCGCTCTCGTCGAAACCGGCAACGGCCATGGTGATGCGATAGGCGTTTTCGCCCGTGCGCTCGATGTTATAGGGCGGATAGGTCTGCGACTGATCGGGCTGTCCAAGGCTGTCAAGCATGGTGAACAGGCGATCAAAGCCGACTGTGGAACGATAAAGGGGGGAGAAATCAAAGTGACGCATGGTGTCCTCCTTAAGAGCAACGGTTTGCGATGTCTGGTCTGCCACCCCATCAGGCGGCGGCGCGACCGGTGAACGGACCCGTGATCGGCGTCCGTGATGAAAACATGGGAACGCTCGTGCGCCAGTTCAAGGGAATTTCTGCGCCGATTCTTCGGGATTGGCGCTTGGTGAACAGAACATGAATGACTGGTTCGGTCCCCATTCAGCCGCCGTGGATTAAAACAAGGACACTGGGAAAAATTCCTGGCGCTGAAGTACATGTCCCTTCTGCTTCAGCGGCCGGAAACGGTGATCGTCCGGATTTCACCCACCGTTTCCGGCCCTTTTTTCTTTGACGCGCTTGAGGCCACCGCCTATCCCTCAGAAGACGCGGGTGTTTGGCGGAACGCTTTCATTGTTCCCCTGTCCACGCCAAGGATTTCAACGCGCTTTAGATCTCGGGCCGTCGCTCTTCATGACCATCCTCTATTCGATACCGGACAACCCGATACCGGGCAAATATGCGGCAGGCTTCTTCGATGGGGTCGGCAACCGCAAGATTCGCTATGCGGTTTTCAAGACGGAAGTCTCGGTTGCCCGCGGCACCATCGTGCTGCTGCCGGGCCGCAACGAGGCGATCGAGAAGTATTTCGAGACAATCGCTGATCTCATCGCCGCCGGTTTCTGGGTCGCCACCTTCGACTGGCGCGGCCAGGGCGGCTCCGAGCGCTTGCTGCGCCACCCCGGTCGCGGCCATGTCGCTCATTTCACCGACTACGAGCGCGATCTCATGATCTTCCTCGAGGAGATCGTCCTGCCCGACACCCGCCTGCCCTTCTCCATCGTCGCCCACTCTATGGGCGCGCTGGTGGCGCTGTCGCTGGCGCCGATGCTCGCGAGCCGGATCGACCGCATGGTGCTGCTTGCGCCCTTTGTCGGCCTCGGCGGCCAGGCCATCGACCAAAAAGGCATTTTTGCGATCGCGACGATAATGGACTGGCTCGGCTTGGGAAGGCTGCCGCTCCATGGCGACAAGGGCAACCTTCCCTTCGCGAATAACGTCCTGACGGCCGACGCGCGCCGCTTTGCGCGCAACCAGGCGCTGACCGATGCCTACCCGCAATTGCGGGTGGGACCACCAACCGCCCGATGGCTGCACGAGACCTTCCAGGCAATGCGGCGCGTCCTGCGCCGCGCGCATCTGACGCAGGTCAGCGTGCCGACCATCATCCTGGCGCCGACAGCCGACCGCCTCGTGCCGCATCTTGCCGTGGAATTCCTGGCGCGCAATTTCCGCGCCGGGCACATGATCCCGATCGACGGCGCGCGTCACGAGCTTTTCCAGGAAGCCGACCGTTATCGTGCCCAGGCGATGGCTGCAATTTTCGCGTTCCTGCCCGGATTCGAGAACGCCGGCCAGGCGCCCCACCAATTCGAGGAAAGCTTAGTTCCCACTGCATGATTCCTTAGATCGGAATCGATTCGAGGACAAAATCATGCAGCAATTTAAAGTGCTACAGCGAACTCAGCGCGTCCCGTCGGACGCGCTGAGTTGCAGTATTTTCAGCGCCTGCGCGTGGATCTCGCGGCTGCCGGCGGCGATGATCTCGCCGCCCATTTCCGCCGCGCCGCCCTGCCAATTGGTGACAATGCCGCCAGCCTGTTCGATCAGCGGAATGAGACCGCCGACGTCGTAGGGCTTCAATCCGCATTCGATCACAAGGTCGACGTGGCCGGATGCGAGAAGCGCGAAGGCGTAGCAGTCGCAACCATAGCGGAAGAGCCGCACCTTGGCCTGCAATGCCTCGAAGCGCTCCTTGAGATCGCCGGTATAGAGATGCGGCGAGGTGGTGAACAGCACCGCTTCCGAGAGCGCGTCGCAGGCACGCGTGGAAAGCACCTTCTCGCCATCGGGACCGCGATAGGTCGCCTTCTCGCCGTCGGCAAAATAGCGTTCGCCGGTAAACGGCTGGTCCATCAGCCCCATCACGGCCTTGCCGTTGCGGTAGAGACCGATCAGCGTTCCCCAGACGGGAAGCCCGGAAATGAAGGCGCGCGTCCCGTCGATCGGATCGATCACCCAGACATGTTCGCGGTCGAGACCGACATTGCCGTGCTCCTCGCCCAAAATGCCGTGCTGTGGAAACGTATCTTCGATCAACGCGCGGATTGCCGCCTCGGCCGACCTGTCCGCCTCCGTGACGGGGTCGAACCCGCCTTCCAGTTTGTTGACGACGCTGGCGCCGGTCCGGAAAAGCGGCATTGTCTCCGCTTTGGCAGCGTCGGCGAGGCGGTCGAAAAAGGTGCGGTCCGGCAACATGTCGCTCTCTCGAAGAAAGTATGGGGAAGGGGAACCCTGATTAGACGAATTTGATCGAAAGGCAAGAATGCCGGAATTCGCGCAAATGGAAGCCGGGAGCGGAGGCTCGAAACGTTCCGCATCGCACCGTCGGTTTCAGGAAATTCCCGCTGCGCCTGCGAAAGTTTTCACCCTCAAAACTTGACATTTGTGCAGCGCAACAATAGAGTGTTTAAGCAGTCACCCATGGCTGCAAATACCCTCCTTGGGTGTTTCCTCCCTAGACTTGACCGCGCCGCTGGCGCGGTTCTTTTTGAGAGCGCCGGGCCGCGCTATTCCGCCGCGAGCGGCAGATAGGCGCCATATTCCTCGACATGTTGCGCAAGTGCGGCGATAAACGTCGTGAGGTCGGCCGTCAGCGCGGCAAATCCGGGCTTTTTGACGAGGGTCACCTCGTCGACATAGAGGCTCCGGTTGATTTCGATCTGGAGCGCGTGCAATCCGCGTGTCGGCCGGCCGTAATGCTCGGTGATGAAGCCGCCGGCATAGGGCTTGTTGCGGGCGACCACGTAACCAAGCTGTTCGAGCAGGCCGACAGCGGTGCGTGACAACTCCGCCGCCGCACTGGTGCCATACCGGTCGCCGACGATGAAGTCCGGCCGACGGCTGCTGCCGGGAAGATGGACGTTGCCCGGCATCGAATGGCAATCGATCAGGACCGACATCCCGAACTGCACATGGGTGCGGGCGATCAGCTTCCTGAGCGTCGCGTGATAGGGCTTGTAGATCGTCTCGATGCGTCCCAGCGCTTCCTCGACCGGAAACCGGCCACGATAGATCTCCATATTCTCG
Proteins encoded:
- a CDS encoding SGNH/GDSL hydrolase family protein, yielding MLPIKNAPMRRFLRPFRLAPIFMGAAAMLFAGLFATVAEAQEPMPRRNVLQRLFGVFIPQRRYYQEQYDFPRQPQPRRVLKRRQQPTEPQRARPGRAKPRLADAPPPAPVIAKSPDAKKVLVVGDFVAGSLGDGLKTAFETTPGVVIETRANGSSGLVRNDYFDWPKMLPDYAAEVKPSVIVVSLGANDRQMMRIGDSKEQFRTDLWTEEYRKRVNALATLARKDGLPVLWVGMPPFQSSAMTADMVTFNGLFREEVEKAGGQFIDIWDGFVDEGGKFVLTGSDINGQQVRLRGSDGINLTKAGKRKLAFYVEKDIRKLLGEAAATTDVPGAEELKDLVVTAPLANEDIVKTQPISLTDPALDGATALLGGDAPLKSTGKSPRDLLIEKGEVVAAPPGRVDDFRLAKPETVVSGR
- a CDS encoding glutamate synthase subunit beta → MGKVTGFLEIDRQVAKYQPASDRIRHFREFTIPMSDQEVQKQAARCMDCGIPYCHGPTGCPVHNQIPDWNDLVYNGNWDEAIRNLHSTNNFPEFTGRVCPAPCEEACTLNLEDVPVAIKTVEQAIADKAYEMGYIVPQPAVTKTGKKVAIIGSGPAGMAAAQQLARAGHEVHVYERESKPGGLLRYGIPDFKMEKNFIDRRVEQMRGEGVTFHCGINIGVDLPVQKLLDDCDAVLYCGGSETPRDAGIPGVEFAGVHDAMPYLVQQNRRVGRENVDSVGWPSDPILAGGKHVVVVGGGDTASDCVGTAFRQGAVKVTQLDIRPQPPEKEDKLAVWPFWATKMRTSSSQAEGAVREFQVATLEFIGDEDGVLTGVKCCQVDERRKPIAGTEFIIKADLAFIAIGFRGPFVNSVLKDLGDKLTLNTDRRGSTNVVANERDYKTSVDKLWTAGDVRRGQSLVVWAIREGRQAARAIDEALMGSSILPR
- the gltB gene encoding glutamate synthase large subunit encodes the protein MTDHSPSKQSGLHLARNGATVAKTPAFPSGLPRKQGLYDPRNEHDACGVGFVAHMKGEKSHQIVRDGLFMLENLTHRGAVGADPLMGDGAGILVQIPDRFFREEMAKQGVTLPKAGEYAVGYLFMPRDEKLIAHFKDVISEVVAEEAQHLLGFRDVPVDNSSLSKAPDIAATEPHHVQVFIGAGREAATNAEFERRLFTLRKVISNRIYAEADGGDLGFYVVSLSTSTVVYKGMFLAYQVGAYYKDLSDERFQSAVALVHQRFSTNTFPSWKLAHPYRMVAHNGEINTLRGNVNWMAARQASVSSPLFGDDISKLWPISYEGQSDTACFDNALEFLIRGGYSLAHAVMMLIPEAWAGNQLMSAERKAFYEYHAALMEPWDGPAAVAFTDGRQIGATLDRNGLRPARYIVTSDDRVIMASEAGVLPVAEDKIVKKWRLQPGKMLLIDMEEGRIISDDEVKSSLANKHPYRKWLDDTQLILEELKPVEPRALRRDVSLIDRQQAFGYSLEDTKILMSPMATTGQEAIGSMGTDTPISAMSSKPKLLYTYFKQNFAQVTNPPIDPIREELVMSLVSFIGPRPNILDHEGMAHAKRLEVRQPILTNGDLEKIRSIGHTEDRFDTKTLDFTYDISRGAEGMPEMLDRLCERAEAAVKGGYNIIVLSDRQVGPDRVAIPALLATAAVHHHLIRKGLRTSVGIVLESGEPREIHHFCLLAGYGAEAINPYLAFDTLVDMHKRGEFPKEVDANEVVYRYIKAVGKGILKVMSKMGISTYQSYCGAQIFDAVGLSSKLVDQYFFGTATTIEGIGLEEIAAETVARHKAAFGADPVLANTLDIGGEYAYRMRGESHAWTPDAIASLQHAVRGNAQDRYREFADMVNASSLRMNTIRGLFTIKSAEAVGRKPIPVDEVEPAADIVKRFSTGAMSFGSISREAHTTLAIAMNRIGGKSNTGEGGEESDRYMPLPDGSMNPQRSAIKQIASGRFGVTTEYLVNADVLQIKVAQGAKPGEGGQLPGHKVDATVAKTRHSTPGVGLISPPPHHDIYSIEDLAQLIYDLKNVNPEADVSVKLVSEVGVGTVAAGVAKARADHITIAGFDGGTGASPLTSLKHAGSPWEIGLAETQQTLVLNGLRSRVALQVDGGLKTGRDVIIGALLGADEFGFATAPLIAAGCIMMRKCHLNTCPVGVATQDPVLRKRFKGTPEHVINYFFFVAEEVREILASLGVRKLDEIIGASELLERDRMIEHWKAKGLDFSKIFHKVEAPKEATYWTERQKHPIDDILDRRLIEKAKTALETKEPVAFEAEIKNVDRSAGAMLSGALAKRWGHKGLKDDTINVTLKGTAGQSFGAFLARGITFDLVGDGNDYVGKGLSGGRIIVRPPEASRIEPHRSIIVGNTVLYGAISGECYFNGVAGERFAVRNSGAIAVVEGVGDHGCEYMTGGVVVVIGGTGRNFAAGMSGGVAYVLDEEGDFARRCNMAMVELQPVPEEDDMLEKLHHHGGDLMHKGMVDVSGDMTRHDEERLYQLISNHLHYTGSPRAKEILDQWTDYRPKFRKVMPVEYRRALEDMERMKMAEAAE